The sequence below is a genomic window from Sorangiineae bacterium MSr12523.
GGTTACGTGTCCCTTCTCGTTGGCGTTGGTCGTCATGCTTCATGAATAAGCACGATTGGTGCCGCCTGCGAAACGGCCGAAAATCCGTTCCGCCTGGTTATCTCTTTGAATAAAGATGATACGTTCGGATAGGAAGGCCATGGACCGGAAAAAGCTCGTCGTCATCACCCTTTTGGGCAGCACGCTCGACCGCGGCCGCGGAAATGGCCGCTGGGATCGCTGGCGCCCGACGGTGGCCCTTACCCAGCACGAGGACCTGCTCATCGATCGGCTCGAGCTCCTGTACGGCAAGGAGAGTTACGATCTCTCGGACACGGTGATCACGGATATTCGCCATGCTTCGCCAGAGACGAAGGTGGTCGGGCACATCGTGAACTTCGAGGATGCGTGGGACTTCGAGCGCGTCTACGGTACCTTGCACGACTTTGCACGGGCGTACCCCTTCGACACGGACAAGGAAGATTACCTGGTCCACATCACCACGGGCACGCACGTCGCGCAGATATGTCTCTTTCTTTTGACGGAGTCGCGCTATTTCCCGGCGCGACTCCTCCAAACGTCGCCCGGGAAGCGAAAGGACGGCAAGGACGCGAGCCCCGGCACGTACGCGATCATCGATCTCGATTTGTCCAAGTACGACCGGCTCGGGTCGCGCTTTCAGAAAGAAAAAGCGTCGGGGCAGTCGTTTCTCAAATCGGGAATCGACACGCGCAACCGCGCTTTCAACGAATTGATCGAGCGCATCGAGCAGGTGGCCATCGGTTCGCGCGCGCCCATTTTGCTTACGGGGCCGACGGGGGCGGGCAAGAGCAAGCTCGCACGGCGCATCTTCGAGCTGAAAAAGGCACGAAGGCAGGTGACCGGCGAGTTCGCCGAGGTCAACTGCGCAACCTTGCGCGGGGATGCGGCCATGAGCGCTCTGTTCGGCCACGTCAAAGGGGCGTTTACCGGCGCCGTCGCCAACCGCCCCGGTTTGCTGCGCAAGGCGCATCAAGGTGTTCTCTTTTTGGACGAGGTGGGCGAGCTCGGTGCCGACGAGCAGGCGATGCTTCTCCGCGCCATCGAGGAAAAGGTGTTCTATCCCATGGGCTCGGATCGGGAGGTCACCAGCGATTTTCAGCTCATCACGGGGACCAATCGCGATTTGCGCGCGCGCATTGCGGGAGGCCAATTTCGCGACGATCTTTTCGCACGCATCAATTTGTGGACCTTCCGTCTCCCGGCCCTGCACGAGCGGACCGAGGACATTCCGCCGAATCTCGATTTCGAGCTCGAGCAAATTTCCGCGAGCCTTCGCGTGAACATCACCATGAGCAAGGAGGCGCGTGAGCGCTTTTTGCGGTTTGCTTCGAAATGGACGTGGCCGGGCAATTTTCGCGACTTCGATGCAGCGGTCACGCGCATGGCCACGTTGGCCGATGGCGGCCGCATCACCGAGCGCGTGGTGGCCGACGAGATCGAGCGGCTGCGGGCAGGCGGCTCGGACGGAGCCAGCCCGGGCAACGGCGCCGGCGATGAAAAGGAGCTGATCGCGCGCGCCCTCGGTGCCGAACGGGCGGCGCATCTGGATCGGTTCGATCGCGTGCAGCTCGAGGACGTGCTTGCCGTGTGCGCGGGGACTCGCTCGCTGTCGGAGGCGGGCCGCGAGCTTTTCGCCCACTCGCGTGCCGAGCGCACCAGCGTGAACGATTCGGATCGTTTACGGAAATACCTGGCGCGCTTCGGCATCGAGTTTTCGGCCTTTCAGCAGCGTCTCACCGCACGGTGAGGACGACACCGGCGCCCACGGTCTTCTTCCCCTCGCGGAGCGAAAACCGCATGCCCGGTTCGACGGCGATGGCATGCTGCAGGCGAAAGCTCACCCGCGTATGGTCGCCGGGCTGCGCGATGTCGCCGGGCACGTCGATCATGCCGGTGACGTCGGTGGTACCGAAGAAGAACTGCGGCATATAGCCCGTACCGAACGGGGTGTGCCGGCCGCCCTCCTTCGCAGTAAGAATGTACAGCTCCGCCTCACCCTCGATATGAGGCCGGATGGAGCCGGGAATGGACACGACTTGGCCGCGGACGACCTCGTCGCGCTTGACGCCCCGGAGGAGCAGCCCGACGTTTTCGCCCGCGCGGGCCTCCGGCCGGTCCTTGTGGAACGACTGGATGCCGGTGACCACCACGACGCGGGGTTTGCCCTCGTCGGTGAGGCCAATGATTTCGACGGTCGCGCCGACGGGGAGAATACCGCGATCGACACGCCCGGTGACGACGGTGCCGCGCCCTTCGATGGTGAATACGTCCTCGATGGGCAAGAGAAACGGCGCCGCGAAATCGCGCTGCGGGTCGGGAAAATGTGTGTCCATGGCATGCACGAGCTCGCGGATGGCCGCGGTGCGTGCATCGTCGTGCTGGCCCTCGTCCACGGCCTGAATGGCCTGGAGCGCGGAGCCTTTGATGATCGGCGAGCCCTCGTACCCGTGTGCCGCGAGGAGATCTTGCACCTCGAGGACGACGAGCTCGAGCAGCTCGGGATCCGCGATATCGGTCTTGTTCACGAACACGACGACGTGCTTCACGCCCACCTGCCTCGCCAGCAAAACGTGCTCGCGCGTCTGCTCTTGCGCCCCTTGCGAGCCGTCGACGAGCACGATCGCGCCATCCATCTGCGACGCACCGGTGATCATGTTTTTCACGTAATCGGCGTGACCCGGGCAGTCGATGTGCGCATAGTGGCGCGTCATCGACTCGTACTCCACGTGCGCGAGGTTGATGGTGATGCCGCGCATCCGCTCTTCCGGCGCGCTGTCGATCTGCTCGAGCGAGCGCGCACGCCCGCCGTGCAGAGCGGCCATCACCTTGGTGATCGCGCTCGTCAGCGTGGTTTTCCCGTGGTCAACGTGTCCGATGGTACCGACATTGAGATGCATCTTGCCCATTGGTCTTCTCCTGTTGGTGTTGGGCCGGGCATGACCCAAGTTGAAAAGCGCACAAACGCGAAAACCCCCTCGGGCGGGGTGCCGGAGGGGGTCTCGTTCAGGGCTGCGAGCTTCCTACTCGCTTCGTTTTGCCCTATTCCGTGTGTCCCTCTCGAACGCACCCATCCGCCTGTGACTCGGATGAGTCCAAACGTGATGAAGATGACGAGTCGAGAAGGTCGAAACGGCGCATGGTCGGGGCAATATGAGCCTGCGCGACGAATTGGTCAAGAGTGATTGGGAAAGACCCATGTGTGCGGTGTGCCATCGCACGATCCGGTGGGGAGAACGAAGCCGTGTCGACGGTAGAAGGATGGATGAATCCGTACGCGCCGCCCTCCGCCCACCTGCCAACACCGCACGCCGCTGAAAAATCCATGCAAGGCTACAGCGGCGCACGGGCCGTGATGGGACCATCGATGGATGCGCTGCCGTGCGTTTGCGTCAAATGCGGAGCCACGACTGGGGTGACCGTGCAGCGCCGATATGTACCCCTCAATGGAACCACGAACGGGCCGGCGACACGACGACGGGCGCGCCCTGTCGACCTTGCCTTTTTGGGCCTCCTCGTCGCCCTCGCCGCGGCCGCCCCTTTTATCTGGTACGTGCGGCCGGTGTTGGTCGGCGGGATTGCTCTCATGGCCGTCGGAGCCCACGTTCGGACTCGTTTCGGGCTCAATCTGCCTTTGTGCGCATCATGCGATGCGCGGTGGCGCAACGGTATCGTTGGCCGCAACATAGGACTGATCGGCATTCTGCTTGGCGCGATGGCACTGTCCATCGGTGCCGTCTGGCCTGGGTTTGCCTTGATCCTTGCGGCAGCTGCCGGCATCGTTGCGGTGAGAATCCCAAAGCGCATCATCGCGTGCTGGGTCATGCCGGACAACGGCGGTATTCTCCTATGCGGGCTCGCGCCGGCCGCTGCGGAAGCAATCGTGGCTGCCTCGGAAGGGAAGAGCGAGCGATCGGGCGTTGGAAGCTAGCAAATGAGATCGCTCGCCGCGTTTCGGTATGGAGGCGATACAGATGGAGACGCATTTATTCGATTGTATCGTACCCGCCCGTTCACGCTTTCGGCGGCCGCTTTTTGAACAGTCGCGATAGCCAGTTGCCCTGTCCCTCGTTGGGAGGGGGATCGGCGGGTTGCATGGCGCGCAATTTTTGGAGCACGCTTTCCATCGCGTCGTGCTCCAGCGGGGACGACGCCGCTGCCATCGCCTTCTCGAGCTGCTTCAAGCGGGAGGCGGAAAGTTCGGTTGCGTGGGATGCGGCAATATCGCGAATCGCGTGGTTGCCGAGGAGCGCTCCCCCGACGGCGACATCGACCCATTGATCCGGGGTGAGCGTGGTCACCGCATTCAAAAAGGGGCGCAGCGCGCTCGCCACGAACGTCGTCTCGAGATCGTCCTTGAAAAGAAGCTCCACCGCGCCATTGAAGTCGTCGCCCGCGTCTTGCAAAACTTCGATGCAGCGCTCCGCGTCCTTGTTCGAGATGGCCACGCGAAACTGGTCGAGGATGGGGACCTCTCGCCGCATTCGCTGGTGCGCCGCTTCCTGCTGCTGCCGGAGTTCGGCTCGATGCTCCGCCTCACGATCGCGGCGCTCCAGATAATAATCGCCAAAGCCCTCTTCGACGGCGTAGTCATCGGCCTCCACCTGGGCCGCGAATCGTTCGAACCACTGGCCAAGTGAGGGCGCGAGAAGCTTGGGCGAGTCGTCATGGTCGCATTGGAACACACGGCCTGTCAGTCCGTGCACCACGAGCGAGTCGGAATCTTGCGCCGCAAAGGGCAGCCAATGATCCGAGAGGAGCTCCTCCTCCGTGCCGCCGGATTCTTTCCACCAATCCGGAGACTCGCGCGCAAATTCGATGCCCGCGAGGACAGTCTCGCGTTGGACGAGTGCCCATTCCACCGAGAGCAAATTGTAGATTTCGATGAAGCCATTCGCGTGCTGTTCGCGTTGTCCGTCGTGCAGAGACCAAAGCGCGCGCAGGTCGGCAGGCAAGGCAACGCCGAACTCCGTTTCGGCTTGCGCGAGACGCTCGGCGGTCGCACCCGGGGCCAGATTCTCCACCAGCAACGGCGCCCCGTGCGTATTCATCCAGCGCGATACGCGTTGAATCGCGGTTCGAATGCGAGCCATGCCGTCGCTTTTTGCGCCAGTCACTCGTTCCAAAGCCTCCTAGGTCCGAATCTGTGCACAATTCGAGACGACCGTCGAGGTTGGATAAATGGCAAATCGGGTGAGAACTTCGTGTTCTCTGCTCAGCGGCGACGGACCTTGCCTACGCCGCTTGGTTGTAGCTCCCCGGCCTGCGAACGCAGCCAGCCTCCTAGGACCTGGAGCCGCAGATCGGTTTCGTGGTGCGCGGGCGAGAGAACGACATACCCGACATCGCCGCGCACGAACCCGAAGGGGGCCACGAGTTGGTTCGTTTTCAGCGCATCGGCGACGAGGGGAAAGGGCCCGATGGCGAGGCCTAGGCCGGCGATGGCCGATTGAAGGCTGAGGGAAAAATGGTCGAAGGTGAGTTGGCGCTTCGCGCGCAGCCGGTGCGAGGTGGCTTTCGACCAATCGCGGAAGGCGTGGGGGCGCGTGCGGGTGTGCAGCAACGTGACGGCCCCCAAGGCGTGCTTGCCTCGGAGACTTTTTGCATACCCCGGGCTGCATACGGGACCGAGCCACTCGTCCATCAGTGGCTCACACGCAATGCCCGGCGCGATGGGAAAATCTTGGCGCCGGATGGCCAAGTCGACGCCTGCGCGCGCGAAATCGATGGGTCCGCCGCTCGATTCGATGTGGACGACGAGGTCCGGGTGCGCCTCGTAAAGGCCCGAAAGTCGCGGAATGAGCCATTGAAGCGCGAGGGTCGGCTCGCACGAGAGAACCAGCGGGCGCTCGTGCCGGCGCTGCATCTCGGCGATACCCTCGTGCAAAATGCCGAAGGCGCGCTCGGTGATCTGCTTGAGCGCGGTCCCCTCCGCAGTCAACGACACCTGTCGCCCGCCGCGGACGAAGAGGCGGACGCCCAGCGCCGTTTCCAAAGCCCGAATCTGCCGGCTGATGGCGCCGTGGGTAAGATGCAAGGTGCGCGCGGCCTCGGTGAAACTCGTCGAGCGCGATGCCACGTCGAAACAGTGCAACGCGTGTAGCGACGGAAGAGCGTTCATGCTGTGAGTTTCACGCACGCGAGCCGCGAAAACAAATCGCAAGCGCTGCTGTGCGAAGATGCTACCCATTGGGTGCGAGGAGAACGCGATGATCGACCTGCGAAGCGATACGGTGACCCTTCCCACACAGGCCATGAAAGAGGCCATGCTGCGCGCCGAACTGGGCGACGACGTGTACGGCGAAGATCCCACCGTCAATCGGCTCGAACGGCACACGGCGGAGCTCCTTGGCAAAGAGGCGGGGCTTTTCGTCACGACCGGCACCATGGGGAACCTGTGCGCCATCCTCACGCATGGTGTCCGCGGCGCGCGCGTCATCGCGGGGAACGAAAGCCACGTGTACCGCTCCGAGGCGGGAGGGGCCTCCGTGTTGGGCGGGCTGGTACTCCACCCGATTCAAAACACGGACGACGGCGGACTCGACATCGACGAACTCACGACGGCGCTCGAGAGCCCGGACGATCCTCACATTGCGCCGGCGGGGTTGCTCACCCTCGAGAACACACAGAATCGATGCGGCGGTGCCGTGCTCGACGCGGCGGCCATCGCTCGGTTTGCGGATCTCGCGCATGCGCGATCCATTCCCGTCCACATCGATGGCGCGCGCCTCTTCAATGCGGCGATAGCCCTGGGCGTCAGTGCTCGCTCACTGGTGGAATCAGTGGATAGCGTGCAGGTGTGCTTTTCCAAAGGGCTTGCGGCTCCTGTCGGTTCGATGCTCGTGGGGCCGGCCGATTTCATCCATCGCGCCCGGCGCATTCGCAAAATGATTGGCGGTGGGATGAGGCAGGCGGGCGTCATCGCGGCAGCCTGCCAGGTTGCGCTCGATACGATGGTGGAACGCCTGGCCGAGGATCACGCCCGCGCGCGCCGGTTGGCCGACGGGATTACCGCGGTCAATGCACCGGAAATCAGCGTGGTAGCACCGCGCTCCAACATCGTTGTCCTCACGTCGAAACGTGCGGACGGACGCATCGAACGTCTTGTGGCAGGTCTGCGTCAGGAAGGAATCCTCGTAGGGGCCACTGCGGCTCGGCTGCGCGCGGTCCTTCACCATGGTATCGACGATGACCAGCTCGAACGCGCGATAGGTGCCTTTCAGCGTTTTCTTCGTGCGGGATCAGGTTGACGCACGTCTGGTGCGGAGGGACGATCCTTACATCGCTTGGTGTGTTGGATAGGGGTGGGACGTGGAGAAGGATCCAAAAACGACGTTCAAGCGTCTTCGGGCAGCGGCCGATGCTTCCGAGGATGCGGTGTCACTTCGCGGCCACCACCTTTACGATCCGGAGGAAGAGATCCTTTTCGTGAGCTTTCCGAAAGGGTTTCACTTGGAAACGCGCTCCCAGGTCGAGAAGGGATTCGACCGCGCTTTGCAGGTGTGGCGTTCGGAGTGCGGGGGCCGGCGGGTGTACTTCGTGGTGGATTACACGAACTTCTCGCTCAACCTGAACCTGAACGACTTTTACGTGCAGCAGGTCAAACGCGTGCTGAACGAGTGCGCGGTCACCATCGTCCGCTTCGGGGGTGACCCACTCGCGCGCACCGGTGCCCGGCTCCGCAGCATGAGGCTGCACATGCCTTCACACCTCTACGATTCGCGTGAAGAAGCGATTGCCGTCGTCCGCGCCCTGCGCCAGGGCCGAATGGAAATTGCGTAGAAGGCTACTTGCATTTCATTCGCGACTGCCTTAAGTATCCGCGACTCGCCATGCGCTGCCAGTGATTTCAAAACCGAGTTTGTAGGGTCCGCCGGATGCCGGCTGCGACTACATTAACGGATCTAAGGTAGCTCCCCTCGCCGGAAGCCGCGCCACCCCATGTCCGCCTCATGTTCATGGCGGTATGCAGCGCGTGTTGGCGATGTGTGCGATGGCTCGAACCGGGACTTTCACTCGAGTTCGTAGCGGGGCGAACGGGCGTTTCTCGACGCCAATGTGCCATTCGTGTCGAAAGACATATGTCGCAACCACCTTTGCCGGCGGCCTTTCTTGCACCACGGTGCGCGTGCCCCTCATTGTGTGGGGCAGCGCAGTACGGCGAGGGCGATTGTCCGCTGACGAGCTTCGGTATGCAATTTCAATTTTACGTATGCCCGCGGAGCGGCATCCTCAAATTGGCACCACTTCGGAAGCGCAAGAAACGACATGATTCGAATCGATGAACGTGCGCACATCGTGGCTTCGCCCTCCAGCTGGATCGAGGGGGAGGCCGAGCGGCAGCTTCGCACCACCAGTGGACTCGCCGGCGTGCGATGGGCGGTGGGCATGCCCGATTTGCACCCGGGCAAAGGGCACCCCATCGGGGCGGCCATTTTGGTCGATGGGATCGTCTATCCGCACTTGGTCGGAAGCGATATCGGCTGCGGCATGGCACTCTTCCGCCTCGAGCTACCCGGCTCGAAGCTAAATGCCGAACGCCTCGCCAAACGGCTTCGCGGCCTCGAAGGAACATGGGAAGGTGACGCCGAGGCGTGGCTGCGCGATCGTGGCGTCGTCGATCCCTCGTTCGTCGATGCACTCGGCACCATTGGCGGAGGAAATCACTTTGCCGAGCTCCAAGCGGTGCACGAGCTCGCCGAGCCATCGGCAGTCCACCCCCTGGGCATCGAAAAGAAGTCGCTCGTTCTGCTCGTGCACAGCGGCTCGCGCGGCCTCGGCGAATCGATTTTGCGCGCCCATGTTGCCATTTACGGCGCCAAGGGACTCGAGGTGGACAGCACCGCGGGGCGCGATTACTTGCGCGCGCACGACCGCGCCGTCATGTGGGGGCGTGCCAACCGCGCCCTCATCGCGCACCGATTTGCGGAATCCGTCGGCGCCGACCTTCACCCCGTGCTCGATGTTTGCCACAATGCCGTCACCCCGCACGACGGCGGGTGGCTTCATCGCAAAGGCGCGGCCCCGCATGACCAAGGGCCCGTCGCCATTCCCGGATCGCGCGGCACCTTGACGTACCTCGTGGAGCCCACCGGCGACGGCGTCAGCTCGGGCCACTCGCTCGCGCACGGCGCGGGCCGCAAGTGGACCCGCAGCGATGCGCGCGCCCGCATGCGCGATCGCTTCCGCGCGGGCGAGCTCCTGCGCACCGACCTGGGAGGCTTCGTGGTGTGCGACGACAAGGACCTCCTTTTCGAAGAGGCGCCCGATGCCTACAAGCGCATCGACCGCGTCGTGGCCGATCTCGTCGACGCGGGAGCTTGCCGCGTGCTCGCCACCCTTCGCCCGGTGGTCACGTATAAGATTCGAAAAAACGGTCGTGAATGATGGCGAGCGCCCACGCCGCCAGCAGCGTGAACAGGGCCCTTTTGATTTGCGCGGAGGCTGTCGGCACGCGGTTGGCATTGTAGCGCGCCACTGCGAACGGCGCGGTGATGGCGTCCGCCGCAACGAACAGCAAGGTCAGAGCCCCGACGTTCGAGTTGCCGGTGGCCATCATGAGCAAGGTATTGCCCACGATGGCCGTCGCAAACACCACGCCGGCGGCCGAGTGCTGCGCGTAAAAGTGCCCGCTCCCAAAGGGAAGTAGCCACGCGAGCGCAAAGGCCGCACGCCGATACCGCCGGCGAATCGGCGTGTCGTCGTCCTCCTCGTCGCCACCTGTCTTCGCCCGAGGCGCGGGACCGCGAAATGGCAGCTGCTCCAACTCGCCCTCGGGCTCGAAGCCTTGCAGGGCCTCCCGCGCTTGCTCGAGCTCGTCCCGGGGCACTGCCAACCGGATGTCCAGCACTGTATTGAAGCGATTGAGCATCGTCGTGGCGACGCTGTTTCCAAGCACCGTCACCGTAATGTCGTGATCGCGCAGGAAGTTCAGCATCATCTCTGCGGAAATCTGATCGTCGAAGGTCCGCAGCGTCACCCACTCAGGTTCTTCAGGTTCTTCACGTTGTTCGTGTTCGCGCGGCTCCTGCACACGGTTGCCCATCGATTGAGCTTACGGTGCGTCCTGCAAGGGCGCATCCCGAAAGATGACGCGGTCGCGTCGCTCCGCGTCACGTCGGGCACGCTTGCATTCGTTAAGCTACTTTACTAATCCCAGCGAACGAGCATCATGATCGAGCGGCGGGCGGCCCTCGAAGGGAGGATTCCATGAAGCGATGGTGTGGGCGGCTTTTGGCAGCATCCGTCACCTGGGTCATTGCGTGTGACGTCCCGTCGGATCCTGCGTCGGAATCGAGCACCTCGACCGATATCGAATTAGGAAAACCGAGCGCATGGTCGCTCCAAAATACGATGAACACGGACGCGGCGTGGTCCGAGTACCTCGGTGGGCTCGACCCGGTGTGGGCTTCGGTGCCAACCAGCTTTTACCAAGCGCCCTTTCTCGGAAATGGCGGGCTTGGAGCCTCCGTGTACCAGACCGGAACGGCGAAACGGCTTTCGTTCAAGCTTGGTGACAACCGCGTGCGCGATCACCAGGGAACGGGTGGCACGCTATTTGGCAATGCGCGATTGCCCATCGGGGAGCTCGTGCTCGATACCGCGGGCGACGTCACGGATGTGGACCTGCGCCTTTCGCTGTGGAACTCCGAGCTCTCCGGCACGATCACGACGACCAAGGGTGTGCTTTCCGTGCGCGCCTACGTGCATGGAAAACGGGACGTGTTGGTCGCATCCCTTCGTGTGAAGTCCGGCTCGGAGCGCGTGGCATGGACGTTTTCACCTGCGGCCGCGCGCAGCCCGCGGCTCGATTTCAAGCCGGCCCCCGATGGATTGCAGACGAATCCGGCGCCGGTGGTGAGCAGCAGCGGAAACGATGGTGCGTGCACGCAGAACCTGGTCGGCGGCGGACAGACCGTCACGAGGTGGCAGACGACGACCGAGTCCGATGGGAAAACGCGCACCTTGATGGCGACCGTGGCCCATTCGTATCCTGCGAACGACGCGGGGACGGTGGCCGCGAAGACGCTGGCCGATGCTTCGGCGGCGGGGGAGGGGACGATTCGCACAGAGCACCGTAGGTGGTGGCACGACTTCTATCCCAAGAGCTTCGTCTCGATGTCCGACACACGGCTCGAAAGCTTCTACTGGATTCAACTCTACAAAATGGCGAGTGCCACCCGCCGCGATCGGCCCGTGCTCAGCACTACGGGGCCTTGGCTCGAGAAAACACCGTGGCCCGGCGTGTGGTGGAACCTCAACGTGCAGCTCGAATATTGGTTGATCAATGCGACCAGTCACCGCGAGCTCGACTCCCTTACGGCATCGCTCGATCGGTACCGCGAGAGCCTCGTGTCCAACCTCCCCGAGGCGTACCGCGGCGATTCGATGGGCATGGCTCGCACCAGCCAGGAAAACCTGGAAACGTCCACCGTGGCCCTGCCAGGCAGCAGCGGCGATCCCGAGGTGGGCAACCTGGTTTGGGCTCTGCACAACGCGTGGCTGACGTACCGCCACGATATGGACGACAACGTGTTGCGCCAATTGGTCTTTCCGCTCTTGCGCCGGGCCGTGAATTTCTATCTGCACTTTTTGACCAAGGATGCCTCGGGCGTGTACCACCTACCAAAGACGTTTTCGCCGGAGTACGCGTCGACCTCGGACTGCAATTACGATTTGGCCCTCATTTACTGGGCGTGCAACACGCTGCTTTCGGCGAACGAACGACTCGGACTGAACGATCCGTTGGTTTCCACGTGGCAGGACGTGCGCGATCATCTGGTGACGCCGCCGCAGGATGCCACCAACGGTTTCTGGATCGGTGCCGACGTGCAATTGACGTCGTCCCATCGCCATTATTCGCATTTGCTATGGTTTTATCCCTTGTACCAGCTGGATGTGACCAACAGCGCCGCAAACCGCGATGCGCTGACCAAGTCGATGGATCATTGGCTCGGGTACACCGGCGCCCTGCAGGGATACACGTTCACGGGCTCGGGTTCGATGTATGCGATTCTTCGTAACGGCGACAAGGCGCGGGGGCAGCTCGAGACCTTGCTCGATAAATACGTGCAGCCGAATACCATGTACAAAGAATCGGGGCCGGTCATCGAGACGCCGCTCTCGGGGGCTCAGACGATGCACGATATGCTCGTGCAGAGCTGGGGCGGAACGGTGCGGGTTTTTCCGGCCGTTCCTGCGGCATGGTCCAATGTGACGTTGCACGACGTGCGGACGGAGGGCGCATTCCTGGTGAGTGCCGTGCGGCGTGGCGGTAAAGCGCAGTTCATTCGAATCAAGAGCCTCGCCGGCGAACCTTGCCGCGTGCACCCGGGCGATCTTGCGGGGCCTCATGACGTGCGCTCGTTGCCCGATGGCAAGCCTGTTCCGTGGAAACAGCAAGGCGACGGCACCTTGGAGCTTTCGCTCGCGCGCGGTGCCGATGTAGCCATCGTCCCACGCGGAACGACGCCTGATCTCACGATCGAACCGGCCGGTAATAACGCGACGCGCTATTGGGGATTGCCGTAAATCGATTTGATTTAGGTCGTGACACCGGTATCATTTGTCGTATGTTCATCTCTAGACTTCGCGAATCGAAGCGCAGCGAACGGAGAAACCCATGCACGACGGCTCGAAAAGGCGGCGGCTCATTGGGGCGGTCATCGCGGCATGCATGTCGCTTTCCTGCAGCGGAAGCGACGTCGCGGACGATGAGAACCTGGAATCCACCGCGCCGGCAGAAACGGCGGCATCGTGGCAACTGAAGTGGAGCCCAGCGGCAAACCGAGATGGCCTGAAGGGGTTCGAAGGCATCGAGGACGATAGGGCGAATTCACATTCCGCTGGCCAGCCGCACATCTTCGTCTCGGGCAACGATTACCGTTTCAACATGCACATGGTCGATCGGGATACCGCCACGGATCGACAGCGCCAAGAGGTGAAGGGAATGCGCACCTCGAGCGGCAGCATCATCGACATGAATTTGGGCGAGACATGGAAGCTTTCCTGGTCGCTCTACATTCCGAGCTCCCTGAAAGCGACGACCTCCTTCTCGCACATCATGCAGCTGAAAATGCCGGGCAACGGGACGAGCCCCATCCTGGTGATGTCGCTACGCCGCCACGGCAGCACGCCGAAAATCGAGGTCAAGGTCATCGAACGCGACGTCCTCGTGGGCGCCATCGATTTAGCGCCGCTCCAGAACAAGTGGATCGACACGGACCTGGAGTTCAAAATTGGCGATGGGTCGAGCGGCTCCGTGCGCTGGGTCGTTCGCGATGGCAGCACCACGGTGATTGATACGAAGAAGACCGGCGTCGATCTGTGGCTTGGCGATCGCGTTCGACCCAAGTGGGGTATCTACCGCTCACTCGGCGACAGCTCGGGCTCCTTGCAAGACTGTTATCTACTGCTCAGCAACATGCGCGGGTATCAGTATCTCTAATCCCCCGAGCGAGCTTTCACGAAGAGAAGAAGGAAACCGCCAAGACGCCAGGGTTGCCAGATGAACCAACAATAAAACCAGAATGAGGGTTTATCGTTGGTTCCCCTGGCGATCCTGGCGATTCTCTCGTGGCGTCCTGGCGGT
It includes:
- the tuf gene encoding elongation factor Tu → MGKMHLNVGTIGHVDHGKTTLTSAITKVMAALHGGRARSLEQIDSAPEERMRGITINLAHVEYESMTRHYAHIDCPGHADYVKNMITGASQMDGAIVLVDGSQGAQEQTREHVLLARQVGVKHVVVFVNKTDIADPELLELVVLEVQDLLAAHGYEGSPIIKGSALQAIQAVDEGQHDDARTAAIRELVHAMDTHFPDPQRDFAAPFLLPIEDVFTIEGRGTVVTGRVDRGILPVGATVEIIGLTDEGKPRVVVVTGIQSFHKDRPEARAGENVGLLLRGVKRDEVVRGQVVSIPGSIRPHIEGEAELYILTAKEGGRHTPFGTGYMPQFFFGTTDVTGMIDVPGDIAQPGDHTRVSFRLQHAIAVEPGMRFSLREGKKTVGAGVVLTVR
- the ltaE gene encoding low-specificity L-threonine aldolase, whose protein sequence is MIDLRSDTVTLPTQAMKEAMLRAELGDDVYGEDPTVNRLERHTAELLGKEAGLFVTTGTMGNLCAILTHGVRGARVIAGNESHVYRSEAGGASVLGGLVLHPIQNTDDGGLDIDELTTALESPDDPHIAPAGLLTLENTQNRCGGAVLDAAAIARFADLAHARSIPVHIDGARLFNAAIALGVSARSLVESVDSVQVCFSKGLAAPVGSMLVGPADFIHRARRIRKMIGGGMRQAGVIAAACQVALDTMVERLAEDHARARRLADGITAVNAPEISVVAPRSNIVVLTSKRADGRIERLVAGLRQEGILVGATAARLRAVLHHGIDDDQLERAIGAFQRFLRAGSG
- a CDS encoding LysR substrate-binding domain-containing protein, which gives rise to MNALPSLHALHCFDVASRSTSFTEAARTLHLTHGAISRQIRALETALGVRLFVRGGRQVSLTAEGTALKQITERAFGILHEGIAEMQRRHERPLVLSCEPTLALQWLIPRLSGLYEAHPDLVVHIESSGGPIDFARAGVDLAIRRQDFPIAPGIACEPLMDEWLGPVCSPGYAKSLRGKHALGAVTLLHTRTRPHAFRDWSKATSHRLRAKRQLTFDHFSLSLQSAIAGLGLAIGPFPLVADALKTNQLVAPFGFVRGDVGYVVLSPAHHETDLRLQVLGGWLRSQAGELQPSGVGKVRRR
- the rtcR gene encoding RNA repair transcriptional activator RtcR; translated protein: MDRKKLVVITLLGSTLDRGRGNGRWDRWRPTVALTQHEDLLIDRLELLYGKESYDLSDTVITDIRHASPETKVVGHIVNFEDAWDFERVYGTLHDFARAYPFDTDKEDYLVHITTGTHVAQICLFLLTESRYFPARLLQTSPGKRKDGKDASPGTYAIIDLDLSKYDRLGSRFQKEKASGQSFLKSGIDTRNRAFNELIERIEQVAIGSRAPILLTGPTGAGKSKLARRIFELKKARRQVTGEFAEVNCATLRGDAAMSALFGHVKGAFTGAVANRPGLLRKAHQGVLFLDEVGELGADEQAMLLRAIEEKVFYPMGSDREVTSDFQLITGTNRDLRARIAGGQFRDDLFARINLWTFRLPALHERTEDIPPNLDFELEQISASLRVNITMSKEARERFLRFASKWTWPGNFRDFDAAVTRMATLADGGRITERVVADEIERLRAGGSDGASPGNGAGDEKELIARALGAERAAHLDRFDRVQLEDVLAVCAGTRSLSEAGRELFAHSRAERTSVNDSDRLRKYLARFGIEFSAFQQRLTAR
- a CDS encoding SMI1/KNR4 family protein; this translates as MARIRTAIQRVSRWMNTHGAPLLVENLAPGATAERLAQAETEFGVALPADLRALWSLHDGQREQHANGFIEIYNLLSVEWALVQRETVLAGIEFARESPDWWKESGGTEEELLSDHWLPFAAQDSDSLVVHGLTGRVFQCDHDDSPKLLAPSLGQWFERFAAQVEADDYAVEEGFGDYYLERRDREAEHRAELRQQQEAAHQRMRREVPILDQFRVAISNKDAERCIEVLQDAGDDFNGAVELLFKDDLETTFVASALRPFLNAVTTLTPDQWVDVAVGGALLGNHAIRDIAASHATELSASRLKQLEKAMAAASSPLEHDAMESVLQKLRAMQPADPPPNEGQGNWLSRLFKKRPPKA